Proteins encoded within one genomic window of Arachis ipaensis cultivar K30076 chromosome B08, Araip1.1, whole genome shotgun sequence:
- the LOC107611718 gene encoding flavin-containing monooxygenase FMO GS-OX5-like isoform X2, translated as MHRSVKVAVIGAGVSGLVAARELLRERHDVVVYDQNDSVGGNWIYDPRTESDPLSLDPNRETVHSSLHVSLRTNLPRALMSFTDYPFVRTESDPRTFPRRDEVLRFLNRFADEFGVREVTRLKTRVSRVERVKDEWVVESMTRGSESVSREVFEAVVVCSGHNSVPRVAEIDGIENWRGYQMHSHNYRAPGRFQDQIVVIVGYGASAFDIAVDILPLAKEVHVATKDNRFGVILNDIKCVNKDGSISFQDGSSIFANTIIYCTGYKYHFPFLDINGIVTVEDKCVGPLYKHIFAPALAPSLSFIGIVTKVIVI; from the exons ATGCATCGTTCCGTCAAAGTCGCTGTTATCGGAGCTGGTGTTTCAGGCCTCGTGGCGGCACGTGAACTTCTACGCGAACGACACGACGTCGTCGTTTATGATCAAAACGACAGCGTAGGAGGAAACTGGATCTACGATCCGAGAACCGAATCCGACCCCCTCAGCCTCGATCCGAACCGAGAAACTGTCCACAGCAGCCTCCACGTGTCCCTACGCACCAACCTTCCAAGGGCACTAATGAGTTTCACCGATTACCCGTTTGTAAGAACCGAGTCCGACCCGAGAACTTTCCCGCGTCGCGACGAAGTGCTTCGGTTTTTAAACCGGTTCGCTGATGAGTTTGGTGTTCGAGAGGTGACCCGGTTGAAGACGAGAGTGAGTCGAGTGGAACGAGTGAAGGACGAGTGGGTTGTTGAGTCGATGACTCGGGGATCCGAATCGGTGAGTAGGGAGGTGTTTGAAGCGGTTGTGGTCTGTTCGGGACATAACTCGGTGCCGAGGGTTGCTGAGATTGATGGTATTGAGAATTGGAGAGGCTACCAAATGCATAGCCATAACTACCGTGCACCTGGACGTTTTCAAGACCAG ATTGTGGTTATAGTTGGTTATGGAGCTAGTGCTTTTGATATCGCGGTAGATATTTTACCATTGGCAAAGGAGGTTCACGTAGCAACCAAAGATAATCGATTCGGCGTCATACTCAATGAT ATAAAATGTGTGAATAAAGATGGCTCGATTTCCTTTCAAGATGGATCATCAATTTTTGCAAATACCATAATCTACTGTACTGG ATACAAATACCATTTTCCGTTTCTTGATATCAATGGAATCGTAACCGTTGAAGACAAGTGTGTTGGACCATTATATAAACACATCTTTGCTCCAGCATTAGCACCTTCTCTATCTTTCATTGGTATTGTTACTAAGGTAATTGTAATTTAG
- the LOC107611718 gene encoding flavin-containing monooxygenase FMO GS-OX5-like isoform X3: MHRSVKVAVIGAGVSGLVAARELLRERHDVVVYDQNDSVGGNWIYDPRTESDPLSLDPNRETVHSSLHVSLRTNLPRALMSFTDYPFVRTESDPRTFPRRDEVLRFLNRFADEFGVREVTRLKTRVSRVERVKDEWVVESMTRGSESVSREVFEAVVVCSGHNSVPRVAEIDGIENWRGYQMHSHNYRAPGRFQDQIKCVNKDGSISFQDGSSIFANTIIYCTGYKYHFPFLDINGIVTVEDKCVGPLYKHIFAPALAPSLSFIGIVTKVIVI; the protein is encoded by the exons ATGCATCGTTCCGTCAAAGTCGCTGTTATCGGAGCTGGTGTTTCAGGCCTCGTGGCGGCACGTGAACTTCTACGCGAACGACACGACGTCGTCGTTTATGATCAAAACGACAGCGTAGGAGGAAACTGGATCTACGATCCGAGAACCGAATCCGACCCCCTCAGCCTCGATCCGAACCGAGAAACTGTCCACAGCAGCCTCCACGTGTCCCTACGCACCAACCTTCCAAGGGCACTAATGAGTTTCACCGATTACCCGTTTGTAAGAACCGAGTCCGACCCGAGAACTTTCCCGCGTCGCGACGAAGTGCTTCGGTTTTTAAACCGGTTCGCTGATGAGTTTGGTGTTCGAGAGGTGACCCGGTTGAAGACGAGAGTGAGTCGAGTGGAACGAGTGAAGGACGAGTGGGTTGTTGAGTCGATGACTCGGGGATCCGAATCGGTGAGTAGGGAGGTGTTTGAAGCGGTTGTGGTCTGTTCGGGACATAACTCGGTGCCGAGGGTTGCTGAGATTGATGGTATTGAGAATTGGAGAGGCTACCAAATGCATAGCCATAACTACCGTGCACCTGGACGTTTTCAAGACCAG ATAAAATGTGTGAATAAAGATGGCTCGATTTCCTTTCAAGATGGATCATCAATTTTTGCAAATACCATAATCTACTGTACTGG ATACAAATACCATTTTCCGTTTCTTGATATCAATGGAATCGTAACCGTTGAAGACAAGTGTGTTGGACCATTATATAAACACATCTTTGCTCCAGCATTAGCACCTTCTCTATCTTTCATTGGTATTGTTACTAAGGTAATTGTAATTTAG
- the LOC107611718 gene encoding flavin-containing monooxygenase FMO GS-OX5-like isoform X1, which yields MHRSVKVAVIGAGVSGLVAARELLRERHDVVVYDQNDSVGGNWIYDPRTESDPLSLDPNRETVHSSLHVSLRTNLPRALMSFTDYPFVRTESDPRTFPRRDEVLRFLNRFADEFGVREVTRLKTRVSRVERVKDEWVVESMTRGSESVSREVFEAVVVCSGHNSVPRVAEIDGIENWRGYQMHSHNYRAPGRFQDQIVVIVGYGASAFDIAVDILPLAKEVHVATKDNRFGVILNDVRYHSMIKCVNKDGSISFQDGSSIFANTIIYCTGYKYHFPFLDINGIVTVEDKCVGPLYKHIFAPALAPSLSFIGIVTKVIVI from the exons ATGCATCGTTCCGTCAAAGTCGCTGTTATCGGAGCTGGTGTTTCAGGCCTCGTGGCGGCACGTGAACTTCTACGCGAACGACACGACGTCGTCGTTTATGATCAAAACGACAGCGTAGGAGGAAACTGGATCTACGATCCGAGAACCGAATCCGACCCCCTCAGCCTCGATCCGAACCGAGAAACTGTCCACAGCAGCCTCCACGTGTCCCTACGCACCAACCTTCCAAGGGCACTAATGAGTTTCACCGATTACCCGTTTGTAAGAACCGAGTCCGACCCGAGAACTTTCCCGCGTCGCGACGAAGTGCTTCGGTTTTTAAACCGGTTCGCTGATGAGTTTGGTGTTCGAGAGGTGACCCGGTTGAAGACGAGAGTGAGTCGAGTGGAACGAGTGAAGGACGAGTGGGTTGTTGAGTCGATGACTCGGGGATCCGAATCGGTGAGTAGGGAGGTGTTTGAAGCGGTTGTGGTCTGTTCGGGACATAACTCGGTGCCGAGGGTTGCTGAGATTGATGGTATTGAGAATTGGAGAGGCTACCAAATGCATAGCCATAACTACCGTGCACCTGGACGTTTTCAAGACCAG ATTGTGGTTATAGTTGGTTATGGAGCTAGTGCTTTTGATATCGCGGTAGATATTTTACCATTGGCAAAGGAGGTTCACGTAGCAACCAAAGATAATCGATTCGGCGTCATACTCAATGATGTAAGATACCATAGTATG ATAAAATGTGTGAATAAAGATGGCTCGATTTCCTTTCAAGATGGATCATCAATTTTTGCAAATACCATAATCTACTGTACTGG ATACAAATACCATTTTCCGTTTCTTGATATCAATGGAATCGTAACCGTTGAAGACAAGTGTGTTGGACCATTATATAAACACATCTTTGCTCCAGCATTAGCACCTTCTCTATCTTTCATTGGTATTGTTACTAAGGTAATTGTAATTTAG
- the LOC107611718 gene encoding flavin-containing monooxygenase FMO GS-OX5-like isoform X4, with translation MHRSVKVAVIGAGVSGLVAARELLRERHDVVVYDQNDSVGGNWIYDPRTESDPLSLDPNRETVHSSLHVSLRTNLPRALMSFTDYPFVRTESDPRTFPRRDEVLRFLNRFADEFGVREVTRLKTRVSRVERVKDEWVVESMTRGSESVSREVFEAVVVCSGHNSVPRVAEIDGIENWRGYQMHSHNYRAPGRFQDQIVVIVGYGASAFDIAVDILPLAKEVHVATKDNRFGVILNDVRYHSMIQIPFSVS, from the exons ATGCATCGTTCCGTCAAAGTCGCTGTTATCGGAGCTGGTGTTTCAGGCCTCGTGGCGGCACGTGAACTTCTACGCGAACGACACGACGTCGTCGTTTATGATCAAAACGACAGCGTAGGAGGAAACTGGATCTACGATCCGAGAACCGAATCCGACCCCCTCAGCCTCGATCCGAACCGAGAAACTGTCCACAGCAGCCTCCACGTGTCCCTACGCACCAACCTTCCAAGGGCACTAATGAGTTTCACCGATTACCCGTTTGTAAGAACCGAGTCCGACCCGAGAACTTTCCCGCGTCGCGACGAAGTGCTTCGGTTTTTAAACCGGTTCGCTGATGAGTTTGGTGTTCGAGAGGTGACCCGGTTGAAGACGAGAGTGAGTCGAGTGGAACGAGTGAAGGACGAGTGGGTTGTTGAGTCGATGACTCGGGGATCCGAATCGGTGAGTAGGGAGGTGTTTGAAGCGGTTGTGGTCTGTTCGGGACATAACTCGGTGCCGAGGGTTGCTGAGATTGATGGTATTGAGAATTGGAGAGGCTACCAAATGCATAGCCATAACTACCGTGCACCTGGACGTTTTCAAGACCAG ATTGTGGTTATAGTTGGTTATGGAGCTAGTGCTTTTGATATCGCGGTAGATATTTTACCATTGGCAAAGGAGGTTCACGTAGCAACCAAAGATAATCGATTCGGCGTCATACTCAATGATGTAAGATACCATAGTATG ATACAAATACCATTTTCCGTTTCTTGA